GCGCAAATTGATATTGACAAAACCCCAGCCGTATGTATTCGCTACTTCAGAACAGAGGCGGTTGACTTGGTCGTAGTTACCTTGTACTGCCATTACAGTAGGGCTGTAGATCAAAGTTCCTAAAACCTTACCTGCTTCTAAATCGGCGGGGATAAAGACGCAGCAATCTAAACCTGCGTGAGCGGCGATCGCCGCGGTAGAATTAGCTAAATTCCCCGTACTCGCACAAGATACTGTCGTAAAGCCTAGCTCTCTAGCACGAGTCAGGGCTACCGATACCACCCGATCTTTAAAGCTCAGGGTAGGCATGTTGACAGCATCGTTCTTGATGTAAAGCTTTTTCAGTCCGAGGCGACGCGCTAGGCGATTGGCACGAACTAAAGGTGTTAAGCCAGTCCCGACATCGATTGGGTTATCGGTAGCAACAGGTAAAAAAGGACGATAGCGCCAAATTGAGTGGGGTCCTTTTTGAATGCTTTCGCGAGTGACGGTATCGCGCAGAGCGCTGTAATCGTAGGCAACTTCCAATGGTCCAAAGCAATATTCGCAAACGTGCATTGCTTGTAGTTCGTACTCAGCACCACATTCTTTACATTTCAAGGCTCTAAACGTGGCGTTTGTCTTGGTTTGGTTTGCGATCGCCTGAGTCATTAGTCATTCCCTCGATTGTCCGTCAACTTCGGTTGATACTAACACGGTGTATATAGCGAGT
This window of the Chroococcidiopsis thermalis PCC 7203 genome carries:
- the thrC gene encoding threonine synthase produces the protein MTQAIANQTKTNATFRALKCKECGAEYELQAMHVCEYCFGPLEVAYDYSALRDTVTRESIQKGPHSIWRYRPFLPVATDNPIDVGTGLTPLVRANRLARRLGLKKLYIKNDAVNMPTLSFKDRVVSVALTRARELGFTTVSCASTGNLANSTAAIAAHAGLDCCVFIPADLEAGKVLGTLIYSPTVMAVQGNYDQVNRLCSEVANTYGWGFVNINLRPYYSEGSKTLGYEVAEQLGWELPDHVVAPLASGSLFTKIYKGFQEFTEVGLVEGKHVRFSGAQADGCSPIAQAYRDGKDFIKPVKPSTIAKSIAIGNPADGVYALDIARKTNGNIESVSDPEIIEGIKLLAETEGIFTETAGGTTIAVLKKLVEAGKIDPEETTVAYITGNGLKTQEAVQGYAGEPLTIEPKLDSFERALERSRTLERLDWQQVLV